In Rutidosis leptorrhynchoides isolate AG116_Rl617_1_P2 chromosome 2, CSIRO_AGI_Rlap_v1, whole genome shotgun sequence, one genomic interval encodes:
- the LOC139891490 gene encoding uncharacterized protein isoform X2 translates to MGSQVQGSNDRSRTYWTPSMERYFVDLMLEHMHKGNRVGHTFNKQAWTDMLTVFNAKFGSTYDKDVLKSRYTNLWKQFNDVKNMLGQGGFAWDEVRCMVVADDYVWEDYLKVCPDARTYKTKSVQNFSDLCLIYGYTTADGRYSRSSHDVDIEDEVNVANLGDGLGSPAPLNIERPKTDWTLDMDQFLTELLVLQLEKGNKLDNNNACCREAWTEILTSFGAKYGAHHTKRVLRHRYKKLFKYYTDVMVLLKQQGFSWDEREQKAHPQARSYRSKSIPNYKHLELIFGTVVTDGTINHDLDKYLDDYVAGPKAGGERSRTHWTPPMDRYLIDLLVDHVNKGNRIGKTFVAQAWIDIVKSFNANFSSNHDKDVLKNRFKHLKRQYNDVNTLLMEPGFSWDDAREMVVAEDHIWDAYIETHTDARCYRVKTVPNYHKLCLIYGQNNTEGRYSHLARNATVSSLDEGSNSWIISEAKENTDWTPEMDECFIELMLNKQMGNKIDNSFDEQIWTEITTLFNERCKLQYDNRALQDRFSYFMKQFNDVENLLNQNGFYWDDPCQMVVANDDVWDAYSKEHPYTTSYKGTVLKHRKDLCVIFGGGSFEKSTTKSDSQLGIETQETDISNKKKRVKKFSLDSGRSSKVQRNNSDDMKEALTDMANVVSKLVNAKTDKNYSAIEKAVDALQAISDIDDDLLLDGCDILEDEKKAKTFLALDASLRKKWLLRKLGR, encoded by the exons ATGGGTAGCCAAGTTCAGGGCAGTAATGATCGGTCACGAACGTACTGGACTCCGTCGATGGAACGGTATTTTGTAGACCTTATGTTGGAACATATGCATAAAGGGAATAGGGTTGGACATACATTTAACAAACAAGCTTGGACTGATATGCTAACTGTATTTAATGCAAAATTTGGATCAACGTACGATAAGGACGTGTTAAAAAGCCGTTATACGAATTTATGGAAGCAGTTTAACGATGTTAAGAATATGTTGGGACAAGGTGGATTTGCTTGGGATGAAGTTCGATGTATGGTGGTTGCAGATGATTATGTTTGGGAAGATTACCTTAAG GTTTGCCCAGACGCACGTACGTACAAGACAAAATCAGTGCAAAATTTTAGTGATTTATGTTTGATATATGGGTATACAACTGCTGATGGAAGATACAGTCGTTCGAGTCATGATGTAGATATTGAGGATGAAGTCAATGTAGCGAATTTAG GTGATGGGCTCGGAAGTCCGGCTCCATTGAATATAGAGCGACCAAAGACGGATTGGACATTAGACATGGATCAATTCCTGACCGAGTTGTTGGTACTTCAGCTAGAAAAAGGCAATAAACTTGATAATAATAATGCCTGTTGCAGAGAAGCATGGACTGAAATCCTCACTTCATTCGGCGCGAAATATGGGGCCCACCATACCAAAAGAGTCTTAAGACATCGGTACAAGAAATTGTTTAAGTATTATACCGATGTAATGGTTTTGCTCAAGCAACAAGGTTTTTCATGGGATGAAAGGGAACAAAAG GCACACCCACAAGCACGATCGTATAGATCTAAGTCTATCCCAAATTATAAACATTTGGAGTTAATTTTCGGAACTGTAGTAACTGATGGTACAATAAATCATGACCTGGATAAGTACCTCGATGATTATGTAGCGGGACCAAAGGCTG GTGGTGAACGGTCGAGAACTCACTGGACACCCCCGATGGACCGTTACTTAATTGACTTGTTGGTAGACCATGTAAATAAAGGAAACAGAATTGGGAAGACATTTGTTGCTCAAGCTTGGATTGACATAGTTAAGTCATTTAATGCCAATTTTAGCTCTAACCATGACAAAGATGTCTTGAAGAATCGATTCAAACATTTGAAGAGGCAGTACAATGACGTAAATACCCTTTTAATGGAGCCTGGATTTTCTTGGGACGATGCACGAGAAATGGTGGTAGCCGAAGATCATATTTGGGATGCTTACATCGAG ACACATACGGATGCAAGATGTTACAGAGTTAAAACTGTGCCTAATTACCATAAGCTGTGCCTCATTTATGGTCAAAATAATACTGAGGGGCGATACAGTCATTTAGCACGCAATGCTACTGTATCAAGTTTAG ATGAAGGTAGCAATAGTTGGATAATTTCAGAAGCAAAAGAAAATACCGATTGGACACCCGAAATGGACGAATGCTTCATTGAACTAATGCTGAATAAGCAAATGGGGAATAAGATTGATAATAGTTTTGATGAACAGATTTGGACGGAGATTACAACATTATTTAACGAGAGATGTAAATTACAGTATGATAATCGGGCTTTACAAGATCGATTCTCATACTtcatgaaacagtttaatgatgtCGAAAATCTGCTTAATCAAAATGGGTTTTATTGGGATGACCCTTGCCAAATGGTTGTAGCTAATGATGACGTGTGGGACGCTTATAGCAag GAACACCCTTATACAACCTCATATAAAGGTACAGTCTTGAAACACCGTAAAGATTTGTGTGTGATATTTGGAGGCGGCAGCTTTGAAAAGTCAACAACAAAATCAGATAGTCAACTGGGCATAGAGACGCAAGAAACCGATATATCTAACAAGAAAAAGAGGGTAAAAAAGTTTTCGTTAGATTCAGGACGTAGTAGCAAAGTGCAAAGAAACAATAGTGATGATATGAAGGAAGCTTTGACAGATATGGCGAATGTTGTTTCGAAGTTGGTTAATGCAAAAACAGATAAGAACTATAGTGCGATAGAAAAAGCGGTTGATGCGCTTCAAGCTATATCCGATATAGATGATGATCTGTTATTGGACGGTTGTGATATTCTTGAAGATGAGAAAAAAGCAAAGACCTTTTTGGCGCTAGATGCTTCGTTAAGGAAGAAGTGGTTGCTCAGAAAGCTCGGGCGCTAG
- the LOC139891490 gene encoding uncharacterized protein isoform X1: protein MGSQVQGSNDRSRTYWTPSMERYFVDLMLEHMHKGNRVGHTFNKQAWTDMLTVFNAKFGSTYDKDVLKSRYTNLWKQFNDVKNMLGQGGFAWDEVRCMVVADDYVWEDYLKVCPDARTYKTKSVQNFSDLCLIYGYTTADGRYSRSSHDVDIEDEVNVANLGDGLGSPAPLNIERPKTDWTLDMDQFLTELLVLQLEKGNKLDNNNACCREAWTEILTSFGAKYGAHHTKRVLRHRYKKLFKYYTDVMVLLKQQGFSWDEREQKVDADDDVWHAYIKAHPQARSYRSKSIPNYKHLELIFGTVVTDGTINHDLDKYLDDYVAGPKAGGERSRTHWTPPMDRYLIDLLVDHVNKGNRIGKTFVAQAWIDIVKSFNANFSSNHDKDVLKNRFKHLKRQYNDVNTLLMEPGFSWDDAREMVVAEDHIWDAYIETHTDARCYRVKTVPNYHKLCLIYGQNNTEGRYSHLARNATVSSLDEGSNSWIISEAKENTDWTPEMDECFIELMLNKQMGNKIDNSFDEQIWTEITTLFNERCKLQYDNRALQDRFSYFMKQFNDVENLLNQNGFYWDDPCQMVVANDDVWDAYSKEHPYTTSYKGTVLKHRKDLCVIFGGGSFEKSTTKSDSQLGIETQETDISNKKKRVKKFSLDSGRSSKVQRNNSDDMKEALTDMANVVSKLVNAKTDKNYSAIEKAVDALQAISDIDDDLLLDGCDILEDEKKAKTFLALDASLRKKWLLRKLGR from the exons ATGGGTAGCCAAGTTCAGGGCAGTAATGATCGGTCACGAACGTACTGGACTCCGTCGATGGAACGGTATTTTGTAGACCTTATGTTGGAACATATGCATAAAGGGAATAGGGTTGGACATACATTTAACAAACAAGCTTGGACTGATATGCTAACTGTATTTAATGCAAAATTTGGATCAACGTACGATAAGGACGTGTTAAAAAGCCGTTATACGAATTTATGGAAGCAGTTTAACGATGTTAAGAATATGTTGGGACAAGGTGGATTTGCTTGGGATGAAGTTCGATGTATGGTGGTTGCAGATGATTATGTTTGGGAAGATTACCTTAAG GTTTGCCCAGACGCACGTACGTACAAGACAAAATCAGTGCAAAATTTTAGTGATTTATGTTTGATATATGGGTATACAACTGCTGATGGAAGATACAGTCGTTCGAGTCATGATGTAGATATTGAGGATGAAGTCAATGTAGCGAATTTAG GTGATGGGCTCGGAAGTCCGGCTCCATTGAATATAGAGCGACCAAAGACGGATTGGACATTAGACATGGATCAATTCCTGACCGAGTTGTTGGTACTTCAGCTAGAAAAAGGCAATAAACTTGATAATAATAATGCCTGTTGCAGAGAAGCATGGACTGAAATCCTCACTTCATTCGGCGCGAAATATGGGGCCCACCATACCAAAAGAGTCTTAAGACATCGGTACAAGAAATTGTTTAAGTATTATACCGATGTAATGGTTTTGCTCAAGCAACAAGGTTTTTCATGGGATGAAAGGGAACAAAAGGTAGATGCCGATGATGATGTTTGGCATGCTTACATAAAG GCACACCCACAAGCACGATCGTATAGATCTAAGTCTATCCCAAATTATAAACATTTGGAGTTAATTTTCGGAACTGTAGTAACTGATGGTACAATAAATCATGACCTGGATAAGTACCTCGATGATTATGTAGCGGGACCAAAGGCTG GTGGTGAACGGTCGAGAACTCACTGGACACCCCCGATGGACCGTTACTTAATTGACTTGTTGGTAGACCATGTAAATAAAGGAAACAGAATTGGGAAGACATTTGTTGCTCAAGCTTGGATTGACATAGTTAAGTCATTTAATGCCAATTTTAGCTCTAACCATGACAAAGATGTCTTGAAGAATCGATTCAAACATTTGAAGAGGCAGTACAATGACGTAAATACCCTTTTAATGGAGCCTGGATTTTCTTGGGACGATGCACGAGAAATGGTGGTAGCCGAAGATCATATTTGGGATGCTTACATCGAG ACACATACGGATGCAAGATGTTACAGAGTTAAAACTGTGCCTAATTACCATAAGCTGTGCCTCATTTATGGTCAAAATAATACTGAGGGGCGATACAGTCATTTAGCACGCAATGCTACTGTATCAAGTTTAG ATGAAGGTAGCAATAGTTGGATAATTTCAGAAGCAAAAGAAAATACCGATTGGACACCCGAAATGGACGAATGCTTCATTGAACTAATGCTGAATAAGCAAATGGGGAATAAGATTGATAATAGTTTTGATGAACAGATTTGGACGGAGATTACAACATTATTTAACGAGAGATGTAAATTACAGTATGATAATCGGGCTTTACAAGATCGATTCTCATACTtcatgaaacagtttaatgatgtCGAAAATCTGCTTAATCAAAATGGGTTTTATTGGGATGACCCTTGCCAAATGGTTGTAGCTAATGATGACGTGTGGGACGCTTATAGCAag GAACACCCTTATACAACCTCATATAAAGGTACAGTCTTGAAACACCGTAAAGATTTGTGTGTGATATTTGGAGGCGGCAGCTTTGAAAAGTCAACAACAAAATCAGATAGTCAACTGGGCATAGAGACGCAAGAAACCGATATATCTAACAAGAAAAAGAGGGTAAAAAAGTTTTCGTTAGATTCAGGACGTAGTAGCAAAGTGCAAAGAAACAATAGTGATGATATGAAGGAAGCTTTGACAGATATGGCGAATGTTGTTTCGAAGTTGGTTAATGCAAAAACAGATAAGAACTATAGTGCGATAGAAAAAGCGGTTGATGCGCTTCAAGCTATATCCGATATAGATGATGATCTGTTATTGGACGGTTGTGATATTCTTGAAGATGAGAAAAAAGCAAAGACCTTTTTGGCGCTAGATGCTTCGTTAAGGAAGAAGTGGTTGCTCAGAAAGCTCGGGCGCTAG